One genomic window of Fusobacterium sp. includes the following:
- a CDS encoding glycosyltransferase: MIPKKLHYIWLGNNSKPNLMDICINSWREKLPDYEIIEWNESNLDFQNEIDENPFLKECLERKLWAFLSDYFRMKVLYENGGIYLDTDMQIIKSLDDFLKDDFFIGLESEDVISAGIIGAVPNNEVVKDIMDFYKQDIWNEPIYTIPSIITRVLKKKYSFELKNEIINIEEAAIKIYPSNYFYPYHFTEEFQYSKITEKTYGIHWWGKSWGKKKDLKKLYFLEFKHFRGIKKVLVNILIYTGMLKFVKEWKILKIANKKINF, encoded by the coding sequence ATGATACCTAAAAAACTGCATTATATATGGCTGGGGAATAATTCAAAGCCAAATTTGATGGATATATGTATCAATTCTTGGAGGGAAAAACTTCCAGATTATGAAATCATAGAATGGAATGAAAGTAATTTAGATTTTCAAAATGAAATAGATGAAAATCCTTTTTTAAAGGAATGTCTAGAAAGAAAACTTTGGGCTTTTTTATCTGATTATTTTAGAATGAAAGTTTTATATGAAAATGGAGGTATTTATTTAGATACTGATATGCAGATTATAAAAAGTTTAGATGACTTTTTAAAAGATGACTTTTTCATTGGATTAGAAAGTGAAGATGTGATAAGTGCAGGAATAATAGGAGCAGTACCAAATAATGAGGTAGTAAAAGATATAATGGATTTTTACAAGCAAGATATATGGAATGAACCTATTTATACAATTCCATCTATAATAACAAGAGTACTAAAGAAAAAATATTCTTTTGAATTAAAAAATGAAATAATAAATATTGAAGAGGCAGCTATAAAGATATACCCATCTAATTATTTTTATCCTTATCATTTTACAGAAGAGTTTCAATATTCTAAAATAACTGAAAAAACTTATGGAATACATTGGTGGGGAAAAAGCTGGGGTAAAAAGAAAGATTTAAAAAAATTATATTTTCTTGAATTTAAACATTTCAGAGGAATAAAAAAAGTATTAGTAAATATTCTTATCTACACAGGAATGCTAAAGTTTGTTAAGGAATGGAAAATACTGAAAATAGCTAATAAAAAGATTAATTTTTAA
- a CDS encoding glycosyltransferase family 4 protein, whose product MKILFVANYMWDIYIFRGGLLKALVADGHEVIAAAPDNGRIDMEKAIPGLKSVSITLNKRGINPVEDMKLTYDLYKLYKKENPDIIFHYTIKPNIYGTIAARMANKKSVAILTGLGYSFVKGGLISKVAIALYRFSLKFSKEIWVLNSDDKETLIENKIGNREKVFILPGEGTDCERFKPLPMERKDDKTIFLMVARAFFDKGFREYEEAARVLRKKYEDRVEFQFLGALGGEAVSGITEEYMNKLQEEKVINYLGTVDYPENVIKEIDCLVLPSYREGISKVLMEGAAMEKPIIATNVTGCKEIVDDGENGYLVNVKDSSDLAEKMEKFLQLPKEERERMGKKGREKILKEFDEKIIIDIYRNKISKL is encoded by the coding sequence ATGAAGATACTTTTTGTAGCTAACTATATGTGGGACATATATATCTTTAGGGGAGGGTTATTAAAAGCATTAGTTGCTGATGGTCATGAAGTGATAGCAGCAGCTCCAGATAATGGAAGAATAGACATGGAAAAAGCTATACCTGGATTAAAATCTGTATCTATTACTCTCAATAAAAGAGGGATAAATCCTGTAGAAGACATGAAATTGACATATGATTTGTATAAACTATATAAAAAAGAAAATCCAGATATAATATTTCATTATACAATTAAGCCTAATATATATGGAACAATAGCTGCCAGAATGGCTAATAAGAAGTCGGTAGCAATATTGACTGGATTGGGATATTCCTTTGTAAAAGGAGGACTTATTTCAAAGGTAGCAATTGCTTTGTATAGATTTTCATTAAAATTTTCAAAGGAGATATGGGTTTTAAATTCAGATGATAAAGAAACTCTTATTGAAAATAAAATTGGAAATAGAGAGAAAGTATTTATACTTCCAGGAGAGGGAACAGATTGTGAAAGATTTAAGCCATTGCCTATGGAAAGAAAAGATGATAAAACTATATTTCTTATGGTAGCCAGAGCTTTTTTTGATAAAGGCTTCAGAGAATATGAAGAAGCTGCAAGAGTATTGAGAAAGAAATATGAAGATAGAGTTGAATTTCAATTTTTAGGAGCATTAGGAGGAGAAGCTGTATCTGGAATCACTGAAGAATATATGAACAAACTTCAGGAAGAAAAAGTTATAAATTATCTTGGAACAGTTGATTATCCTGAAAATGTAATAAAAGAAATAGATTGTCTGGTTCTTCCATCATATAGAGAAGGTATATCAAAAGTTTTGATGGAAGGGGCAGCTATGGAAAAACCAATAATAGCTACAAATGTAACAGGGTGTAAAGAGATAGTTGATGATGGAGAAAATGGTTATTTAGTAAATGTAAAAGACAGCAGTGATCTTGCTGAAAAAATGGAAAAATTCCTTCAATTACCCAAAGAAGAGAGAGAAAGAATGGGGAAAAAAGGCAGAGAAAAAATATTAAAAGAATTTGATGAAAAAATAATAATAGATATTTATAGAAATAAAATTTCAAAGCTATAA
- a CDS encoding glycosyltransferase, whose protein sequence is MELSIIVPIYNVEDYLEECLKSLYNIKNIKLEIILVNDGSKDNSFKIMEKFKEMYTEKTVLIDKKNGGLSSARNAGMKAAAGEYISFIDSDDFIDSDEFEKFFKEGQKDKLDVMVGNMRYYTPEKTGDSLFRSDIVKNSGVINGIDFFWNLFQKPKCFREEVVDDIYKREFLLKNNIWFNENIVHEDSEFTPLVYLKAEKVRYIDRAFYFYRQRTGSIMNKVSEKSIISLESICEKFFAEYKKLDSVKGKEVLAALILSFYSVVVYKRYNGAGDWKRAHKRYKELYRELKNNKKFEFEEFLLSFSVFIPNMLRKLLGKQITNVQKIPKF, encoded by the coding sequence ATGGAGCTGAGTATAATTGTTCCAATATATAATGTAGAAGATTATTTGGAAGAATGTCTGAAAAGCCTGTACAATATAAAAAATATAAAACTGGAAATAATATTAGTAAATGATGGATCAAAAGATAACAGTTTTAAAATTATGGAAAAATTTAAGGAGATGTATACTGAAAAAACTGTGTTGATAGATAAGAAGAATGGCGGACTTTCATCTGCAAGAAATGCAGGAATGAAAGCAGCTGCTGGAGAATATATATCATTTATAGACAGTGATGATTTTATAGACAGTGATGAATTTGAAAAATTTTTTAAAGAAGGGCAGAAAGATAAACTGGATGTTATGGTAGGAAACATGAGATACTATACTCCTGAAAAAACAGGAGATTCTCTATTCAGATCAGATATAGTAAAAAATAGTGGAGTAATAAATGGAATTGATTTTTTCTGGAACCTTTTTCAAAAGCCTAAATGCTTCAGAGAAGAGGTTGTAGATGATATATACAAAAGAGAGTTTTTGTTAAAAAATAATATCTGGTTTAATGAAAATATAGTTCATGAAGACAGTGAATTTACTCCTTTGGTGTATTTGAAAGCTGAAAAAGTGAGATATATCGATAGAGCTTTTTATTTTTATAGACAGAGAACTGGTAGTATAATGAATAAAGTTTCAGAAAAAAGCATAATTTCTTTGGAAAGTATATGTGAAAAATTTTTTGCTGAATATAAAAAACTGGATTCTGTAAAGGGAAAGGAAGTGCTGGCTGCACTTATTCTAAGTTTTTACTCTGTAGTTGTATATAAGAGATACAATGGAGCAGGGGATTGGAAAAGAGCTCATAAAAGATATAAAGAACTTTACAGAGAATTAAAAAATAATAAAAAATTTGAATTTGAAGAATTCCTTTTATCTTTTTCAGTTTTTATACCTAATATGCTTAGAAAACTTTTAGGAAAGCAAATAACAAATGTTCAGAAGATACCAAAATTTTAA